The proteins below come from a single Prolixibacter sp. NT017 genomic window:
- a CDS encoding LysE family translocator, which translates to MELELIWKGFIIGIAVSVPLGPIGMLCIQRTVNKNWRSGMSSGLGAATSDTIYAIIAGFSMTMIIDFITAHSIYFEISGAIILILLGLHIFKSNPSQELQKFKKKGSTYLQDYLFTLLLTVSNPMAVFVFIAVFAGSGLALKLSAPIKSLMIITGVFGGASSWWFVLTGLVNLFRHKINLHMLWWANKIVGIMIIVFAVASFIYLRFD; encoded by the coding sequence ATGGAACTGGAATTAATCTGGAAAGGATTCATTATTGGAATTGCTGTCTCCGTTCCCCTAGGACCAATCGGAATGCTTTGCATACAACGTACAGTGAACAAGAACTGGCGTTCCGGTATGTCGTCGGGGCTGGGAGCTGCAACGTCTGATACGATCTATGCGATTATTGCCGGTTTCAGTATGACGATGATTATCGATTTCATCACGGCACACTCCATCTATTTCGAAATTTCAGGTGCTATTATCCTTATTCTCCTCGGACTGCACATCTTCAAATCCAACCCGTCGCAGGAGTTGCAAAAGTTCAAGAAGAAAGGATCGACCTACCTGCAGGATTACCTTTTTACGTTGCTACTGACCGTTTCCAACCCGATGGCCGTCTTTGTTTTCATCGCCGTATTTGCCGGTTCTGGACTGGCATTGAAACTGTCAGCGCCGATTAAATCCTTGATGATTATTACCGGCGTTTTTGGCGGGGCATCGAGTTGGTGGTTTGTGTTAACCGGCCTGGTAAATCTGTTTCGACACAAAATTAATCTTCACATGCTGTGGTGGGCCAACAAAATCGTCGGCATCATGATCATCGTTTTTGCCGTAGCTTCGTTTATCTATCTGCGGTTCGACTGA
- a CDS encoding alpha/beta hydrolase: MKNLLLLTLLFMFSLQPSFSQETLKLWPDGVPGPNVSPKPEETFDGVRVRFVSEPTLTVYLPEKEKNSGTAVVICPGGGYWIEAMDHEGYDFAKYLQKRGIAGIVLKYRLPYGHPTIPLQDAQHAIRTVRANAQKWGIDPNKVGIAGFSAGGHLASTAETHFDTGKPDASDAIAKESCRPDFAILGYPVITMNKAWTHLGSRENLLGKNPSKELVKKYSNELQVTPQTPPTFIFLADDDDVVPPKNSVEFYMDLRKNKVPAEMHIFSEGGHGFGMHISGKPHDQWRNLVIDWMRVRKLIP, encoded by the coding sequence ATGAAGAATCTCTTGCTACTTACCCTATTGTTTATGTTTAGTTTACAGCCTTCTTTCTCGCAGGAAACTTTAAAGCTTTGGCCTGATGGGGTTCCCGGTCCCAATGTTTCGCCCAAACCTGAGGAAACTTTTGATGGCGTAAGGGTTCGGTTTGTTTCCGAACCAACACTAACGGTTTATCTTCCGGAAAAGGAAAAAAACAGCGGAACGGCCGTGGTCATTTGCCCTGGCGGTGGTTATTGGATTGAGGCCATGGATCACGAGGGATACGATTTTGCGAAATATTTGCAGAAGCGTGGAATTGCCGGTATCGTATTGAAGTATCGTTTGCCGTATGGTCATCCAACGATTCCGTTGCAGGATGCGCAACACGCCATCCGAACGGTTCGGGCTAATGCCCAAAAGTGGGGGATTGACCCGAATAAAGTCGGAATTGCAGGCTTCTCTGCTGGCGGACACCTGGCATCTACAGCCGAGACGCATTTTGACACCGGAAAGCCGGATGCCTCTGATGCAATAGCGAAGGAGAGTTGCCGCCCCGATTTTGCCATTCTGGGTTACCCGGTAATTACCATGAATAAAGCCTGGACGCATTTGGGATCGCGGGAAAATTTACTCGGGAAGAATCCGTCAAAGGAATTGGTCAAAAAATATTCGAACGAACTGCAGGTAACTCCGCAAACTCCGCCTACTTTTATTTTTCTGGCGGATGATGACGATGTTGTTCCTCCCAAAAACAGTGTTGAGTTCTATATGGATCTGAGGAAAAACAAGGTGCCGGCTGAGATGCATATTTTCTCGGAAGGCGGGCATGGCTTTGGAATGCACATTAGCGGAAAACCGCACGACCAATGGCGAAATCTGGTCATCGATTGGATGCGTGTCCGCAAATTGATTCCATAA
- a CDS encoding NUDIX domain-containing protein → MLSDTHPHKIINHCPRCGSSQFNSREEGISFSCEDCGFVYFVNSSAAVACLIFNSKGELMLSRRAIEPNRGMLDLPGGFVDVMETAEEAVRREINEELGIAVTGLQYLTSFPNEYVFSGYSVFTLDMAFVCQVDDLDSAHPKDDISAIEFYDLKTVPFQELCSDSMRNIIEFYLENKIK, encoded by the coding sequence ATGTTGTCTGATACACATCCTCACAAAATCATAAATCATTGTCCCCGTTGTGGTTCAAGCCAGTTTAATAGTAGGGAAGAGGGTATCTCTTTTTCCTGCGAAGATTGTGGCTTCGTATATTTCGTCAATAGTTCGGCTGCGGTGGCTTGTCTTATTTTTAATTCGAAAGGTGAGCTGATGCTATCGCGAAGAGCGATTGAACCGAACCGCGGAATGCTGGACTTGCCGGGAGGCTTTGTCGATGTAATGGAAACTGCAGAAGAGGCGGTTCGAAGAGAAATAAATGAAGAGTTGGGAATTGCAGTTACCGGTTTGCAGTATCTCACGTCCTTTCCCAACGAATATGTCTTTTCGGGCTACAGCGTTTTTACGCTCGACATGGCTTTTGTTTGCCAGGTGGATGATCTGGATTCTGCGCATCCCAAAGACGATATTTCAGCCATCGAATTTTATGATCTGAAAACTGTTCCTTTTCAGGAATTGTGTTCCGACAGCATGCGAAA